In Synechococcus sp. PCC 6312, one genomic interval encodes:
- a CDS encoding DUF4160 domain-containing protein, with protein MPEISRFYGIIIKIFFADHPPPHFHVIYGEYNALFNIETLEMIEGDLPNRAIKIVTEWATIYQQELLKMWQNQEFHKLPPLQ; from the coding sequence ATGCCTGAAATTAGTCGCTTTTATGGAATCATCATCAAAATCTTTTTTGCGGATCATCCACCGCCCCATTTTCATGTCATTTATGGAGAATATAACGCCTTGTTCAATATCGAAACCCTAGAGATGATCGAGGGAGACTTACCCAACAGGGCGATAAAGATCGTTACGGAATGGGCAACGATTTATCAGCAGGAATTGCTAAAAATGTGGCAAAATCAAGAATTC
- a CDS encoding type II toxin-antitoxin system VapC family toxin, whose translation MMYLLDTNVISELRKRNSANPSVLNFFTEVEQEQTSIFLSVITVGELRRGVDLIRYRGDLIQAERLEDWLNKLLIDFENSILPFDNVTAQVWGKLRVPHPENPLDKQIAATALVHNLVLVTRNERDFIGTGVEVFNPFS comes from the coding sequence ATGATGTATTTACTTGATACTAATGTTATTAGTGAGTTACGCAAACGCAATTCAGCAAATCCCAGTGTCCTTAATTTTTTCACTGAAGTAGAACAAGAACAAACCTCAATTTTTCTATCGGTGATCACTGTTGGAGAACTACGCCGAGGAGTAGATTTGATCCGCTATCGTGGCGATTTAATTCAGGCTGAACGACTTGAAGATTGGCTGAACAAGTTACTTATAGATTTTGAAAATTCAATCTTACCGTTTGATAATGTTACTGCTCAGGTGTGGGGAAAATTACGCGTACCCCATCCAGAAAACCCCTTAGATAAACAGATTGCGGCTACGGCATTGGTGCATAACTTAGTTCTTGTAACCCGCAATGAAAGAGATTTTATAGGGACAGGGGTAGAAGTTTTTAACCCATTTTCATAA
- a CDS encoding restriction endonuclease subunit S → MKPKNNHSLLPKLRFPEFRDAGEWEIKKLGQLGELVSGLTYSPEDIRDQGLLVLRSSNIQNGMIALDDSVFVRPDIQGVNLSRPNDILICVRNGSKSLIGKNALIPEKMPLCTHGAFMTVFRTNTAKFIFQLFQTEAYEKQVSADLGATINSINGGHLKKYKFYIPKLDEQQKIADCLTSIDDLIAAETQKLESLKSHKKGLMQQLFPAEGETIPKLRFPEFRDAGAWEEKKIEDLAKRGSGHTPNKGHTNYYNGGIKWVSLADSNKLDKGYIYDTKVEISVEGIKNSSAVIHPPGTVIISRDAGVGKSAVLYSGMAVSQHFIAWCCDKSKLSNWFLYFLLQILKPTFERIATGSTIKTIGLPYFKEIRITIPSINEQQKIADFLSSLDDLITAQTQKIEALKLHKKGLMQQLFPSVEEVEHE, encoded by the coding sequence ATGAAACCCAAAAATAATCATTCATTACTACCAAAGTTGCGGTTTCCTGAGTTTCGGGACGCAGGAGAGTGGGAAATAAAAAAACTTGGTCAATTAGGAGAACTGGTTTCCGGTCTAACATATAGCCCAGAAGATATACGGGATCAGGGATTGTTAGTTTTAAGATCGTCCAATATTCAGAATGGCATGATTGCATTGGATGACAGTGTGTTTGTAAGACCAGATATTCAAGGAGTAAATTTATCACGTCCAAATGATATTTTGATCTGTGTGCGGAATGGTTCAAAATCCTTAATTGGCAAAAATGCTCTTATCCCTGAAAAAATGCCGTTATGTACTCACGGTGCATTTATGACGGTATTTAGAACTAATACTGCAAAGTTTATTTTTCAGTTATTTCAAACAGAAGCATACGAAAAACAAGTATCAGCAGACTTAGGCGCAACAATTAATTCAATCAATGGTGGTCATCTCAAGAAGTATAAATTCTATATTCCAAAGTTAGATGAACAACAGAAAATTGCCGACTGCCTTACTTCTATAGATGATCTGATCGCCGCTGAAACCCAAAAGCTCGAATCGCTCAAATCACATAAGAAAGGCTTAATGCAGCAGCTTTTTCCCGCAGAAGGCGAAACAATTCCAAAACTACGCTTCCCTGAGTTTAGAGATGCCGGGGCCTGGGAGGAAAAGAAGATTGAAGATTTAGCTAAAAGAGGATCCGGCCATACGCCTAACAAAGGTCACACAAATTACTATAACGGCGGAATTAAATGGGTTTCCCTAGCTGACTCTAATAAGTTGGATAAGGGTTATATTTATGATACAAAAGTCGAAATTTCAGTAGAAGGTATTAAAAACTCATCCGCAGTTATTCATCCACCCGGTACAGTAATTATTAGCCGTGATGCTGGTGTTGGAAAAAGTGCAGTTTTATATTCTGGAATGGCAGTAAGCCAACATTTCATAGCGTGGTGTTGTGATAAGTCTAAGCTGTCAAATTGGTTTCTCTACTTTCTTTTGCAAATATTAAAACCAACCTTTGAAAGAATTGCTACTGGAAGCACTATAAAAACAATAGGATTGCCATATTTCAAAGAAATTCGTATAACTATCCCTTCAATAAATGAACAACAGAAAATTGCGGATTTCCTCTCGTCTCTTGACGATCTAATCACCGCCCAAACGCAAAAAATCGAAGCGCTGAAGTTGCATAAAAAAGGGTTAATGCAGCAGTTATTCCCATCGGTTGAGGAGGTTGAACATGAATAG
- a CDS encoding DUF2281 domain-containing protein: MNPAQFIEKMQALPPDKQAEVLDFIEFLASRSTAKLTTKESLAARLLTIPNAGLDEDFERVDDSDEVDDVFT, translated from the coding sequence ATGAATCCGGCGCAATTTATTGAAAAGATGCAGGCATTGCCCCCAGATAAACAGGCCGAGGTGTTGGATTTTATTGAGTTTCTGGCATCCCGCAGCACGGCTAAATTAACGACTAAAGAATCTTTAGCAGCTCGGTTATTAACCATTCCCAATGCTGGCTTAGATGAAGATTTTGAACGGGTAGATGATTCAGACGAGGTAGATGATGTATTTACTTGA